Within the [Enterobacter] lignolyticus SCF1 genome, the region CCAGCAGCGCCACCAGCATAATCGCCGGGGTGTAAATACGGCTGAAGCGGTCGATAAAACGTTCGATCGGCGCGCGGCGCTCTTCGGCTTCCTCTATCAGCTTAAGAATGCGGTCGATGGCGCTGTCGCCGGGCTCGGACACGACGGTGAGCTGGGCCAGGCGGTCGACGCTGGTGGCGCCCGCGGCAACGCGCTCGCCGGCATTGCGATCCACCGGCACCGATTCGCCGGTCAGGGCGCTTTCGTCAAAGCTGGCAAACGGCGACAGCAGGGTGGCATCGGCCGGAAGACGTCCGCCAGCGGCGACTTCAATCACATCGCCGGGACGCAGGTCGCGTTGGGCGACGGTTTCACGCTGCCCGTCGCGAACCCGCACGGCGATTTCCGGTTTTAGCGCCATCAGCGCGCTAACCCCCTGACGGGCGCGGCTGGCGGCCCAGGCTTCGAGGCGCTCGCCAATCAGGAACAGCAGCAGCACCATCGCCGCCTCCGCCGTCGCGCCGATAAACAGCGCGCCGATGGCGGCAATGCTCATCAGCGTTTCAATGGCGAACCAGCTGCCGCTTTTGATCAGGCGCAGCGCCTGGCGGGCAATCGGGAACAGGCCGACCAGAGTGGTGGCGACAAACGCCAGCTGGCCCGCCGGGTGGTTGATCTGCTCAAGCCCCCAGCTCAGCGCCATCATGATGATGAGAGAGATAAGCGGCAGGTTTTCGCGCAGGCGTGACGGCGCAGCCTCCTGGGGGGCGTCGGTATTGCGCAGCTGGTAGCCCGCGGCGGTAACCGCGTTTTCCACCTGCTGGCGGACGTCGCGGTCGGCATCGACCAGCAGCTTTTCGGTGGCGAAAACCACCTGCACCTGGCTGACGCCGCTGACCTGGAGAACGGCATTTTCCACCTTGCGGGCGCAGGCGGCGCAGTCCATGCCGTTGACGTTCCAGCTAAAGCGGCTGCCCTGAACGCTCTTTGGCGCGGAAGTGGCGGGCGCCTCGCAGGCGCCGTCGCAGCCGCAGGCGTCATCGTTTTGCGCCGCAGCGGGAGAAAAGCGCAGCGATGAAAACTGCGGGGCAGGTTTACGGTTTGAATCGGGAGTCGACATGTATCCTCCTGGTAATAATTCTCATTAACGAGGATCATACACTTTGGAGTCGACTCCAGAGTCAAGGGCAATTTTACAGATAAAGCGCCCGAACGATAAAAAAGTGCCCGGCAAAGTAGCAGGCGGCGGCGATGGCGTTATCGGCGCGGAAACGGCGGCGGTAGTGGCTGCCTAACCAGACGATGTTGCCGATAAGCAGCAGCGACGCGCCGAGGAAGCCCGACAGCGCGGTATCCGTTGGCCGGAGGAACCACAGCTCGCCTGCCAGCCAGACCATCACCAGCGTCATGCCGATGAAAGTGCATACCGGCATCCGCAGCTCTTCCAGACGACTCCAGATGACGGCAATCAGCAGCGCGCCGATCGCCAGCAGCACCAGCGGCAGCGGCCAGAAGAACGACAGCGTCATTTGGCTGGCGAACCAGATGGTGTACAGCAGGTGGGAGAGAAAGTAAGCCCCGACGGCGTACAGCAGGCGCTGGCGCGGCAGCAGGGTGAGCGCGTCGCCAATCAGCGAGGCGCACAGACCGGCCACCACCAGATAGCTGATGGCGTTGAAGATAGGCGCCTGCCAGACCAGCACCAGCAGCAAAATCAGGGTGATCGGTTTAAACACCCAGCGTTGCCAGGCCGGACCACGGTAGCTGGCGTCAACGTACAGCCAGGCGGAAAAACAGACAGCAATAAATGACCAAAGCATAGTAAGTCCCTGTCTCTGTTCGTGTTGAATAATCAGATTCTGAACCAGTGTAGTGGCTTGGGCAGGCGGATGACAATGCCGGCCAAAGCGGGGTATCCTGATTTCCGCATAATCTGATGGGATTTAACAATGAGCAAGATGCCGCTTTTTTTCATCGTCGTCGTGGCAATTATCGTTATCGCCGCCTCTTTTCGCTTTGTGCAGCAGCGGCGGGAGAAGATGGACAACGACGCCGCGCCGCTGCTGCAAAAGCGGGTAGTAGTGAGCAATAAGCGGGAAACGCTGCGCAACGACCGGCGCTCGCGCCAGCAGATCGTCGCCCCGGCGGGCAGCGATCTGCGCTATGACGTGAGCTTCCGGCCGGAGAACGGCGGGCTGGAGGTGACGTTCCGCCTCGACGAGAAACCTTATAACCAGCTGACGGTGGGCGACAAAGGCACCCTGAGCTACAAAGGGACGCGCTTCGTCGCGTTTACGCCTGACCCGTAAGCGCTACTTTTTCTTCGGAGTGAGTTTTTTCTGCCAGGCAATCAGCTCAAACACGCCGAACAGGAAAATTCGGATTTGCTCGCTTCGGCTCATCGGCGGCGCGTCCTTTGGCAGCGTCGCCTTCAGCAGCGTCATCTGCAGGCCATGCATCAGGATCATAAAGAACAGCGCGACGTTGACGAAAATGTTCAGCGGCCGTGGAAACGGCTGGAACAGGTTAAGCAGCAGAAACGCCCAGACGCACAGCATGAGTAAA harbors:
- a CDS encoding lysoplasmalogenase; this encodes MLWSFIAVCFSAWLYVDASYRGPAWQRWVFKPITLILLLVLVWQAPIFNAISYLVVAGLCASLIGDALTLLPRQRLLYAVGAYFLSHLLYTIWFASQMTLSFFWPLPLVLLAIGALLIAVIWSRLEELRMPVCTFIGMTLVMVWLAGELWFLRPTDTALSGFLGASLLLIGNIVWLGSHYRRRFRADNAIAAACYFAGHFFIVRALYL
- a CDS encoding DUF2500 domain-containing protein — encoded protein: MPLFFIVVVAIIVIAASFRFVQQRREKMDNDAAPLLQKRVVVSNKRETLRNDRRSRQQIVAPAGSDLRYDVSFRPENGGLEVTFRLDEKPYNQLTVGDKGTLSYKGTRFVAFTPDP
- a CDS encoding DUF1145 family protein gives rise to the protein MLLNLGRLLMLCVWAFLLLNLFQPFPRPLNIFVNVALFFMILMHGLQMTLLKATLPKDAPPMSRSEQIRIFLFGVFELIAWQKKLTPKKK